The following DNA comes from Candidatus Manganitrophaceae bacterium.
ATTTTGGTAACCGGGGGAGCGGGGTTTTTAGGCTCGCATTTGTGTGAAGCGCTGCTGGGGCAGGGGCATGAAGTGCTCTCGCTGGACAACTACTTCACCGGCAGCAAAGAGAACATCGCCCCTTTCCTGCAGCATCCACGCTTTGAGGCCATTCGCCACGACATCATCCATCCCATCGATTTAGAGATCGATGCCATCTACAACCTTGCCTGCCCCGCCTCGCCTGTACATTATCAGTTCGATCCGGTTCGCACCGTACAAGCCAACGTACTGGGGGTGACGAACATGCTGGAGCTGGCCAAGCGGACCAAAGCGCGCATTCTGCAGGCATCGACCTCGGAAGTCTACGGAGACCCCAAGCAGCACCCACAGACCGAAGGGTACTGGGGACATGTCAACCCCATCGGCATTCGAAGCTGCTATGATGAAGGGAAAAGAGTAGCCGAAACCTTGATGATGGACTATCATCGGCAGTATCGGATCGATATTCGCATTGTGAGAATCTTCAACACCTATGGGCCGCGCATGGCGCCGGATGACGGCTCCTTCTGTTATGTCAGCGATATGATCGACGGACTGAATCGAATGATGGGAAAAGCGAATTTTATCGGCCCGGTGAATCTCGGGAATCCGGAAGAGTTTACCGTCTTAGCATTGGCCGAGAAGGTCATCGCGCTGACCGGGAGCCGATCCAAAATCGTCCATAAACCGCTCCCGCAAGACGATCCAATCAAGCGCCGCCCCGACATCACCCTAGCAAAGGAAAAGCTGAAATGGGCGCCCCTGATTCAAATCGACGAAGGCCTGCAGAAGACGATTTCCTACTTCGATAAACTCCTCTCGGAAGGGAAGTGATGCGCTTACAGAACATCCTTCTCTCTCGGAGAGGTCGGCGGTCTAAAATGTGGGGGCTTCTTCTCTTCTCGCTTCTGCTGATGATCTCTTCGATTGAAGCCGGTGAGACGATTTCAATCCCTCCCGTCTCGCATCATCTGCCGAACCCCGCTTTCGCGCCGGGCGAGCGGCTTGCGTATGAGATCAATTATATGGGAGCGGTCGCCGGAACCGCCGTCTTGGAGGTCCTGGAGAAGACCCAATTAAAGGGCCGGGAGGTCTACCATGTCGTCTCGACGGCTCAGTCGAATGATTTCGTCTCCCTCTTTTATACGGTGGATGATCGGGTCGAGTCGTACATCGATTGCGAGGGACTTTATTCTCACTACATCAAGTTAAAGCAACACCAGGGAAAGAAAAAAAGGGAGAAGATCATCTCGTTTGATCAGGTGCAGCATCGGGCGGTCCAATTGAAGCGCGATCAGCAGAAGGTTTTTGAGATTCCGCCCCAGGTTCAAGATTCATTGAGCTCGCTTTATTATTTCAGGATCAAGAGCCAGATTGAGGTAGGGAAGTCGGTCTTCATCGACGTCCATGAAAGCGAGAAAAACTGGAAATTGGAGATCCGCGGGTTGGCCCGGGAGCGGGTCACCACGCCGGTCGGCACATTCGATACGATCAAAGTCCAGGCGATGGCCCAGTATGAAGGGATCTTCCTAGACAAGGGAGACGTGTTTATCTGGTTTACCGAGGATGAGAAGCGGATTCCGGTCATGATGAAATCGAAGGTCAAAATCGGAACGATCACCGCCGTCCTCGCCTCGAGAAGGGATGGAAACGCGACGAACACCGTCCTCTCGAAGATTGAATCGAACGGGCCTCGCCTTAACAAATAGTTCATTTGCTCCTCTTCTGCGACTTCCCCTCGCTTCTCTTTATTGATATATTGATCTGATGAAAGCACTCTGTCCGATTTGTAAAAAAACGGTTGAATGGGAAGGAAACAGACATCGCCCGTTCTGTTCCGAACGGTGTAAGCGGGTCGACCTCGGCCAGTGGGCCAGCGGCACCTATCGCATCCCTTCCCCCCCGGAAGAAGAAACCGAACCGTCGGGCGAGACCGACGAGGAAGAGGGTTCTTCCGAGGGGAAAAACGGCAGACCCGGTTCGTGAGGGGCAGGACAGATCACGGAACCGCTGCCGGGATCACCCTTCCCGTTGATTTCAACGGATCGATCGGTTATAATGCCGCTTGTTTTCTCTTCAAGACGGGACATGCCGAAGGTTACCTTTTACCCATATAATAAAAGCGGAGAGATTCCGGAGGGAACGAGTCTCCTCGATGCGGCCGAAAAGCTCGGTCTGGAGATGCGCCACGACTGCGGTGGGTTTGCGACCTGCAGCACCTGCCGGGTCTGGGTGGTGGAAGGGATGCCGAACCTGACCGAGATCGACCTCGACGAAGAAAACATGCTCGAGGAGGCGCATCTGCCGCAGCCGTTCCGTCTGTCGTGTCAGGCAAAGATCAAAGGGGAGGTTGCCGTCCGCGTCCCCAACGAAGAGATGGAATGGAGCCGGGGAGCGCTTCGGGAGCTGGAGGGACATCCTCCCGCCATTCGGGAGATCATCCGGATGATCGTGGAGAAGCGGGCCCGGAGCCAGGGAATCTTGGTGATCCTTCCCGACACGGCGGTCCCCTTTGTTGCAGAAGCGAGCAAAGAGGTCGAGGCGATTGCCGACGATCCGGTCGGTCTCGCCGCGATGGTCAAACAGCTTTTCGAATCGGCTTAAATCACAATTAGACATCGCTTCCCGACGATGTCTCTTCATGCTATCAGGAGTAGAGCGCATTTCTTCGACCGTTCCAGGAAAACCGGAAAACAAACCGTCCCCATTCGGCCGATTCGATACCTGGCTGGGATTGAACCGACTTGACTTTCCCGTTCCCGAACATGGTCGCTCCGTTCTCTACTCCTTCGGCGGGATCGTCTTCATCGGCTTCGTGCTGATGGTCTTGACCGGCTTTATCCTCTCGCAGCTATACAATCCCCTCCCGCAGCAGGCCTATCAAAGTCTCGAGCAGATCCAAAAGATCGGCTGGGCCAGTTATCTGCGCGCGCTTCATTTCTGGTTTGCGCAAGGGGTCCTCGCCGTCCTCATCCTCCATACCACACGCGTATTCGTCACCGGCGCCTACAAGCAGCCCCGGCAGGTGACCTGGTGGATCGGCGTGGCGCTGTTGGCGACGATGATGATGGGATCGTATTTCAGCGGGACGGTGCTGAAGTGGGATCAGGAAGGATCCGACGCGCTCGGCCATTACAAAGAGCTGCTCCGGATGCTGGGGCCGCTCGGCGCGCTGATGACCGAATGGCTTCCCGGCAGCACCGTGATGAATCTCCGGGTCTATGTTTCCCACATCACTATCTTTCCGGTGATCATCGTTCTCCTCATCGTCGTGCATTTTTATCTGATCCATGTTTTGAACCTGTCGCCGACCTTTTGGGGGAAGTGGTCGAACGCGCCGTCCGTCCCCGAGCCGGAGGTGCGGGGGAAATTCAGCGAGCATGCTCGGACCATCGTTTTGGCATCGGTTTTCTACTATGGCGCCCTGGCGGTGTTGGCGATTTTTTTCCGCGCTCCCTTGCTCGGCGCCCCGTCGGGACAGGAGGCGGCGATCAAGCCCCCCTGGCCGTTTCTCTGGATGTATTGGTTCGAGAATGTCTGGGGCATCGGCGCGGTCCTCTATATCACCACGGCGCTCTTCGGTTTTCTCCTCTTGGTTCCCTTGATCGATCGCGGACAGGAGCGAAAGCTCGACGCCCGGAAAGGGATCTTGGGCCTCGGCGGCCTCATCGCCCTCGCTCTGTTCGGCCTGACCCTTTATGGTTGGATCATCCCCCCCCAACTCCATCAACATTCGCACTCCCATGAAGAGGGTGCCGCGGAGGGGACAATGGATCATGAAGAGGAAGACCATCATCACGATGAAGGCGATCATCCCCACGCGCCCGCCGCTTCTGAATCGACCTCCGAAGATCATCATCATGATGACGCTCCGGCCGATCACCACGATTAATTTCCTCCATTTGTGAGCTTCCTTTCATTCTTTTTTCATTCCTTCCCGATTCGTTGACTTCTATTTTCTCATTGTGCTAGGTTTAATTTAATCTAATTAGGGAAGCCGGTTCGAAAGATTTTTAATCGGAGTCGCCGAGCGATCGGCGCTGTGAAGAGATACTCGATTCAGCAGGCGGCAGTGCTCTTCCTGCCAAGGAGAATGAAGATAGGTAAGAGCGAAACGAAGGAGGAAAGCTCCATGATAAACGGACGTGTCAAATGGTTCGACGCCAACAAAGGGTTTGGATTCATCACTCGCGATGATGGCGGCGATGTGTTTGTCCACTACACAGCGATTCAAGGTGAAGGTTACCGGAAGCTTGAAGAGGGTCAAAAAGTTCAATTCGATGTTGAACAGGGGAAGAAAGGCCCGCAGGCGGTGAACGTCAGCCTCGCTGCATAGCGGAACGACAATGAAAAGGCCCCGGGGAAAAACCCCGGGGCCTTTTTTGTTTTTAACCACCGCCCTTGACCTCCGTGACAGTATATGATAATAATAATCACTTTATTCAAAACCAACAGAGGCCTTGTGATGTTATCGGAGAAACTTCAAGAGGGATTGACCTTTGATGACGTCATCCTTGTTCCCGCCCGCTCTTCCGTCTTGCCGCGCGACGTCAACCTTCGGACCCACCTTACACGCCACATCGAGATCCAGATTCCGATCCTCAGCGCGGCCATGGATACCGTCACCGAATCTCGGCTTGCGATTGCCGTGGCGCGGGAGGGGGGCATCGGCATCATTCATCGCGCCCTTTCCGTAGAGGCGCAGGCGGCCGAGGTCGACCGGGTGAAGAAATCGGAAAGCGGCATGATCGTTGATCCGATCACGATCTCCCCCGACCGGCATCTGCACGAAGCGCTGAAGCTGATGAATCAATATCGGATCTCCGGCATCCCGGTGACGCAGAGCGGCAAGCTCGTCGGCATTCTGACCAACCGCGATATCCGCTTCGAGAGCCGGATGAACCTGAAGGTCTCGGAGGTGATGACCAAAGAGCCGCTGATCACCGCGCCCGAAGGGACCACCCTGGAAGAGGCCAGGAAGATTCTCCATAAGAATCGGATCGAGAAGCTCCCGGTCGTGAATGATCGGTTCGAGCTCAAAGGGCTGATCACCATCAAGGATATCGAAAAGAAGATTAAATATCCGAACGCCTGCAAGGACAGGTTCGGCCGGCTCCGCGTCGGCGGGGCGGTCGGCATCGGCGGCGACTCCAAAGACCGAGTCGATGCGCTGATCCGGGCGGGGGTCGATTTGATCATCGTTGATACGGCCCACGGTCACTCGGTTGCGGTGCTCGACACGATCAAGGCGATCCGCAAACGCTATCCCGATGTGGAGATGGTCGGCGGCAATGTCGCCACCGCCGATGCAACGGTCGATCTGATCAAGGCGGGGGTCGATGCGGTGAAGGTCGGCGTCGGTCCGGGATCGATCTGCACCACGCGGGTGATCGCGGGGGCCGGAATGCCGCAGCTGACGGCGATTTCACAATGCGCCAAAGGGGCCAAGAAATATAAAATTCCGATTATAGCGGACGGCGGAATCAAATACTCCGGCGACATT
Coding sequences within:
- a CDS encoding SDR family oxidoreductase; translation: MLVTGGAGFLGSHLCEALLGQGHEVLSLDNYFTGSKENIAPFLQHPRFEAIRHDIIHPIDLEIDAIYNLACPASPVHYQFDPVRTVQANVLGVTNMLELAKRTKARILQASTSEVYGDPKQHPQTEGYWGHVNPIGIRSCYDEGKRVAETLMMDYHRQYRIDIRIVRIFNTYGPRMAPDDGSFCYVSDMIDGLNRMMGKANFIGPVNLGNPEEFTVLALAEKVIALTGSRSKIVHKPLPQDDPIKRRPDITLAKEKLKWAPLIQIDEGLQKTISYFDKLLSEGK
- a CDS encoding DUF3108 domain-containing protein, with product MRLQNILLSRRGRRSKMWGLLLFSLLLMISSIEAGETISIPPVSHHLPNPAFAPGERLAYEINYMGAVAGTAVLEVLEKTQLKGREVYHVVSTAQSNDFVSLFYTVDDRVESYIDCEGLYSHYIKLKQHQGKKKREKIISFDQVQHRAVQLKRDQQKVFEIPPQVQDSLSSLYYFRIKSQIEVGKSVFIDVHESEKNWKLEIRGLARERVTTPVGTFDTIKVQAMAQYEGIFLDKGDVFIWFTEDEKRIPVMMKSKVKIGTITAVLASRRDGNATNTVLSKIESNGPRLNK
- a CDS encoding DNA gyrase inhibitor YacG, encoding MKALCPICKKTVEWEGNRHRPFCSERCKRVDLGQWASGTYRIPSPPEEETEPSGETDEEEGSSEGKNGRPGS
- a CDS encoding 2Fe-2S iron-sulfur cluster binding domain-containing protein, whose amino-acid sequence is MPKVTFYPYNKSGEIPEGTSLLDAAEKLGLEMRHDCGGFATCSTCRVWVVEGMPNLTEIDLDEENMLEEAHLPQPFRLSCQAKIKGEVAVRVPNEEMEWSRGALRELEGHPPAIREIIRMIVEKRARSQGILVILPDTAVPFVAEASKEVEAIADDPVGLAAMVKQLFESA
- a CDS encoding cytochrome bc complex cytochrome b subunit, encoding MLSGVERISSTVPGKPENKPSPFGRFDTWLGLNRLDFPVPEHGRSVLYSFGGIVFIGFVLMVLTGFILSQLYNPLPQQAYQSLEQIQKIGWASYLRALHFWFAQGVLAVLILHTTRVFVTGAYKQPRQVTWWIGVALLATMMMGSYFSGTVLKWDQEGSDALGHYKELLRMLGPLGALMTEWLPGSTVMNLRVYVSHITIFPVIIVLLIVVHFYLIHVLNLSPTFWGKWSNAPSVPEPEVRGKFSEHARTIVLASVFYYGALAVLAIFFRAPLLGAPSGQEAAIKPPWPFLWMYWFENVWGIGAVLYITTALFGFLLLVPLIDRGQERKLDARKGILGLGGLIALALFGLTLYGWIIPPQLHQHSHSHEEGAAEGTMDHEEEDHHHDEGDHPHAPAASESTSEDHHHDDAPADHHD
- a CDS encoding cold-shock protein; the encoded protein is MINGRVKWFDANKGFGFITRDDGGDVFVHYTAIQGEGYRKLEEGQKVQFDVEQGKKGPQAVNVSLAA
- the guaB gene encoding IMP dehydrogenase: MLSEKLQEGLTFDDVILVPARSSVLPRDVNLRTHLTRHIEIQIPILSAAMDTVTESRLAIAVAREGGIGIIHRALSVEAQAAEVDRVKKSESGMIVDPITISPDRHLHEALKLMNQYRISGIPVTQSGKLVGILTNRDIRFESRMNLKVSEVMTKEPLITAPEGTTLEEARKILHKNRIEKLPVVNDRFELKGLITIKDIEKKIKYPNACKDRFGRLRVGGAVGIGGDSKDRVDALIRAGVDLIIVDTAHGHSVAVLDTIKAIRKRYPDVEMVGGNVATADATVDLIKAGVDAVKVGVGPGSICTTRVIAGAGMPQLTAISQCAKGAKKYKIPIIADGGIKYSGDITKAIAAGAHSVMLGGLFAGTEESPGETVLLQGRSYKVYRGMGSLGAMQRGGKDRYFQEFEPESKLVPEGIEGRVPYKGTLSAVVYQLVGGLRAGMGYCGARNIGELREKTEFIRVTHAGLRESHPHDVIITKESPNYERGGDV